TCTTGGGGAATTTTGGGTCTGATCCATCCCAATAATTGCGAGACTAGGAGATCGGCTTAAATAAGCTCTAAACAGACGGAGAAAAACTGGCAACTCTAGGTTGATTCGATTCCCTAAAATCACCAGTTTTTCCTGGATAAGTTGTCACGCTAGGTAAATCTAGCCTTCGGAGGTGGCGAGGCCAACTTCGGTGCTGCCTTGACTGCGGCGACGGGTGAGGCTGTTGAACACCATAATGCCGATCGCCTTGATCAGGTTGCCTTCAAGTTCGTTGAACATTTTCATGTTCATGGCAAAGGCGTCATTGGCTTCATCCACAATCCGTTCGGCGGTGGCTTGGTCAATGGGCAGATCATTCATAGCTTGACGGTAGGTATTTTTAAAAGCCTTTTCGTCATCAATGTCGGCAAATTCATAGAAAGCTGTGCCACCATCGTGGAGATTCATGGCATTTTGGGCAATTTTCTTGAGAATTTGACCGCCGGAAAGATCCCCCAGGTAACGGGTGTAGGAATGGGCCACCAACAATTCAGGGGCCGTAGCGGCCACTTGCCGGACTCGGTCCACATAGGCTTGGCCAGCGGCAGAAATTTTCACTTCTTGCCGCCAGTTGGAGCCGTAATAGAATTGCAGGTCTTGCTCTAGGCTTTGTTTGCGGTTGAGTTCGGGGAAGTAAATGTGGCTGAGGATGGGATGGTCCTTAAATTTTGCCATTTCCTCTTCCATGGCACTGTAGACAAAGTAGAGATTGCCAACCAGCTTACGGTAGGAATTTTTCTCGACAACGCCCTTGAGGAAGCATTTGACAAAGCCGACGTTCTCCGCCATGGAGTGGGATTTTTTCGTCCCTTCCCGCAACTGGGAAGCTAAGTTGACACTCATGCTAAAAATACCTGTATATCTTGGGTTGAATGAAAAATTGGCTTTTAACGAAGATAAAAATACGCCTAGTTTATTAGCCTAAACGGATTCGTTGAGTCGTACCATTAAGTTTTTTTAACGTCCTCCCTTTGGCCATGACCTACACAACCCAGCAATTGCTAGAAATTTTGGAGCAGGAGCTAAGGGCAACTTGTCAGGGTAAACGAGTGCTCCTCTCCCCTGGCGATCGCCTGGACAATCCGATCATGGCTAAGGCTATCAACCTCGACCAAGTGGGGAAGGTGTTTGCCTATCAAGATTTTCGTGGGCAGATCCATGAATATCAAAGGCAACATAACGTTTCGGGGCTGGTGTGGCGGCAATGCCATTTCCGGGGGGAATCCATTCAGTTTCCCGAGTTGCACAACCAATTAATTGCCGTGGAAGGGGATAAGGAAAAATTAATGGCTGTTAAACAGGAAATATTGGCATTTTGGCAACGGCACACCCAGCAGTTAAATTATTGGCTTATTGCCCATCAGCACCGACCTCTACGGCGGGA
The genomic region above belongs to Synechocystis sp. PCC 6803 substr. PCC-P and contains:
- a CDS encoding heme oxygenase (biliverdin-producing) translates to MSVNLASQLREGTKKSHSMAENVGFVKCFLKGVVEKNSYRKLVGNLYFVYSAMEEEMAKFKDHPILSHIYFPELNRKQSLEQDLQFYYGSNWRQEVKISAAGQAYVDRVRQVAATAPELLVAHSYTRYLGDLSGGQILKKIAQNAMNLHDGGTAFYEFADIDDEKAFKNTYRQAMNDLPIDQATAERIVDEANDAFAMNMKMFNELEGNLIKAIGIMVFNSLTRRRSQGSTEVGLATSEG